In one window of Qipengyuania profundimaris DNA:
- the rbfA gene encoding 30S ribosome-binding factor RbfA → MAKHQHSTPEQQSVRVLKVGERVRHILSELLARGEAHDDVLRASNISVTEVRMTPDLRNAKAYVKPLLGQDEAQVLKALRTNTAFFQKEVAKRLGLKFAPKLSFQPDESFDEADRIEQLLNDPKVARDLDDED, encoded by the coding sequence ATGGCCAAGCACCAGCATTCCACCCCCGAGCAACAGTCGGTCCGCGTCCTCAAGGTGGGCGAGCGGGTGCGGCATATTCTGTCCGAATTGCTCGCGCGCGGCGAAGCGCATGACGATGTGCTGCGTGCCTCGAACATCTCCGTCACCGAAGTGCGAATGACGCCCGACCTGCGCAATGCGAAAGCCTATGTGAAGCCGCTGCTCGGCCAGGACGAGGCGCAGGTCCTGAAGGCCCTGCGCACGAACACCGCCTTCTTCCAGAAGGAAGTCGCCAAGCGGCTGGGCCTGAAGTTCGCGCCGAAACTGTCTTTCCAGCCGGACGAAAGCTTCGACGAGGCCGACCGGATCGAGCAGCTATTGAACGACCCCAAGGTCGCCCGCGACCTCGACGACGAAGACTAA
- a CDS encoding DUF1697 domain-containing protein, which yields MTTRLALLGSINIGGNRIKMADLREQLEADGFERVATVAASGNVIFSSDDSEADLATRIATVIERDFGIAGFVVVRTLAEVRSAIEDNPFHGEGSDKMVHTIFLPRQPDEGGFEALLQAHRDRGAERLALGDRVLYLDYVHGVGVSDLTGRFIEKRLGCRGTARNMTSLKRILAKMEEFA from the coding sequence GTGACCACGCGCCTCGCGCTGCTCGGTAGCATCAATATCGGCGGCAACCGTATCAAGATGGCCGATCTCCGTGAACAACTGGAGGCTGACGGCTTTGAGCGTGTCGCAACGGTAGCGGCGAGCGGAAACGTCATCTTCTCAAGCGATGACAGCGAAGCCGATCTCGCCACCCGCATCGCGACCGTCATCGAGCGCGACTTCGGCATTGCCGGCTTCGTCGTCGTCCGGACTCTCGCCGAGGTGCGCTCGGCCATTGAGGACAATCCCTTCCACGGGGAAGGGTCGGACAAGATGGTCCACACCATCTTTCTGCCGCGCCAACCGGACGAAGGCGGGTTCGAAGCCCTGCTGCAGGCACATCGCGATCGCGGCGCCGAACGGCTCGCATTGGGCGACCGCGTGCTCTATCTCGACTACGTGCACGGTGTCGGCGTGTCGGATCTGACCGGACGCTTCATCGAAAAACGCCTCGGCTGCCGGGGCACGGCACGCAACATGACCTCGCTCAAACGTATCCTCGCGAAAATGGAAGAATTCGCCTGA
- a CDS encoding PaaI family thioesterase yields the protein MSANTERPHNHGAAHADLMGVEFDHFDAEREEITLRFTAPDSFITPRGSVQGGLVAGFLDEVMGWAHVWATEQREAPLNLDISMTLLRPVMAGPLIGKGRVIRRGRRVIFLEGELFDEAANLLARSTSTAIPTPRPGSET from the coding sequence GTGAGCGCGAATACCGAAAGACCGCATAACCATGGGGCGGCGCACGCCGACCTCATGGGCGTCGAGTTCGATCATTTCGATGCGGAGCGTGAGGAAATCACGCTCCGCTTCACTGCACCCGACAGCTTCATCACCCCGCGCGGCAGCGTGCAGGGCGGGCTGGTCGCGGGCTTCCTCGACGAGGTCATGGGCTGGGCGCATGTCTGGGCGACCGAGCAGCGCGAGGCCCCGCTCAATCTCGACATCAGCATGACGCTGCTGCGTCCGGTGATGGCCGGGCCGCTGATCGGCAAGGGCCGTGTCATCCGGCGCGGGCGGCGGGTGATCTTCCTCGAAGGCGAATTGTTCGACGAGGCTGCCAATCTGCTGGCGCGGTCGACCAGTACCGCGATCCCGACGCCGAGGCCGGGAAGCGAGACGTGA